Below is a genomic region from Rouxiella chamberiensis.
ATCACCCGCCTCGATAACCTGTCTATCTACTGGCAGGAAGATACCAACCGCCGCATGGTCGATGAAGTCGCGAAGCGTGACCGCATCGAAAACTACGAATCCATCAATGAAGATTACGTGGTTGAGGATTATGCCTGCGGTGCGCTGGTTGAAAATATTCAGCTGGGTGAATTTGCCAAAGCCGCCGAAGCATCAGCGGGAGAGGCCGAAGCATCAGCGGGAGAGTAAGCCATGTTAAGCCCTGCCCGCCGTCACATGATGCGCCAGTCTGCGGTCGAGGCTTCGCAGCGGGACTCCGGCCCGCTGCGCTATGCCAACGGCTACGAGCGGATGCTGCTCAAGCTCAATGAAGACAAACGCACGCTGAAACAGGTGCGCTCGAACGAGAAGAAAGCCGAGATTAAGCGGAAACTGCTTACCGAGTACGTGCCGTGGGTCGACGGTGTCTTGAGTGAGGGCCGCGGCGCGCAGGATGCCATCCTGATGACCGTCATGATCTGGCGTCTCGATGCCGGAGACATTACCGGCGCGCTGGATATCGCCCGTTACGCGCTGCGCTTTGGCCTGGTACCGCCCGACCTGTACAAGCGCAACAGCACGGCCTACCTGCTGGCCGAGGAAGTCTCCGACGCGGCAACCCGCGCCTATACGGCAAAGGAGGCGGTAGACCCCGCGCCGCTGCTGGCGACGCTGGAGCTGACGAATGCGGAAGACATGCCCGACCAGGTGCGCGCCAAGCTGCACAAAATTATCGGGTATGTGCTGCGCGATGCGGGCAGGGCTTTAGAGGCGTTAGAGCACCTAAAACGCGCGTTGCAGCTGCACGACCGCTGCGGCGTCGTCAAAGATATTGAGCGGCTGGCCCGTGATTTGCGCAATCAGGTAAGCCGTTAAAAAGAATGCTCCCCGAGCAGGACGGCACGACGGCTGCGACCGGTTTTACCGCGATCATGCCGTCGTCCACCGTCCCCCATTTAGAGGTCATTATGTCGCTAGTAATACCGGCCCCGAAACCGTCAGACGCTGACGAAAAGCCGATAAAAAATACGTTCTTCTGGCCGGACGTTGACCTGAAAAGCCTGCGCGCCTCGCTGCGCTATGAAGGCACCGTGACCGCCGAGCGTTTGCGCCAGGCGGTAAAAACAGCCATTTCGGAAGTAAACGCGGAGCTGTACGACTATCGCACGGCACAAATGGAGGCGGGTTATCTCACCCTTGCCGACGTTCCTGCCGACAAGATAGACGGGGAGAGCATCAAGCTGACCCACTACGAGGCCGCCGTGTGCGCCCTGACCGGCGCAACGATTGTCGAACGCTATCGCGGTTATGACGCCAGCGGCACACGAAAGGCTGAGGAAATCGACGTGTCGGCATCAGAGCTATGGCGTGATGCGCGTTTTAGTATCAGCAAGATTGCCGGTCGCTCGGCCTGCATTATCGGGTTGTTGTGATGAAAGTGTATGCGCGGCAGGGCGATACCGTGGACTCAATATGCTGGCGCTTTTACGGGCGCACCGAGTCCGTTTTTGAGCAAGTCCTTGCGGCTAATCCAGGTCTGGCAAACATGGGGGTGATCCTTCCCCACGGCTACGCGCTGGAAATGCCGGAGGTAGCCGCCTCGACCGTGCGCGAAACCGTTCAACTTTGGGACTAAAAATGGAATGGATTAAATCGG
It encodes:
- a CDS encoding head completion/stabilization protein; this translates as MSLVIPAPKPSDADEKPIKNTFFWPDVDLKSLRASLRYEGTVTAERLRQAVKTAISEVNAELYDYRTAQMEAGYLTLADVPADKIDGESIKLTHYEAAVCALTGATIVERYRGYDASGTRKAEEIDVSASELWRDARFSISKIAGRSACIIGLL
- a CDS encoding tail protein X; amino-acid sequence: MKVYARQGDTVDSICWRFYGRTESVFEQVLAANPGLANMGVILPHGYALEMPEVAASTVRETVQLWD
- a CDS encoding terminase endonuclease subunit translates to MLSPARRHMMRQSAVEASQRDSGPLRYANGYERMLLKLNEDKRTLKQVRSNEKKAEIKRKLLTEYVPWVDGVLSEGRGAQDAILMTVMIWRLDAGDITGALDIARYALRFGLVPPDLYKRNSTAYLLAEEVSDAATRAYTAKEAVDPAPLLATLELTNAEDMPDQVRAKLHKIIGYVLRDAGRALEALEHLKRALQLHDRCGVVKDIERLARDLRNQVSR